A stretch of Fusarium poae strain DAOMC 252244 chromosome 2, whole genome shotgun sequence DNA encodes these proteins:
- a CDS encoding hypothetical protein (BUSCO:23725at5125) has product MPANNQRPATQTPVSPRNTAKYTNKDGSKFITVPKGTPSESSLPPTPTSAKPNGPPLDVSNVDDGPAPAVNRKKQKRRQKAAAKAAAQQAANGNNNHASGRGAAGSSMTGRDPADHEEVESDDENEYVLASELTEPTTNGHPPSDSRSKKNRKKKKKGTNADPTSPIPEALEHEPQPNLSQGAGMSRDKIWSTSNQEERERIKAFWLGLGEDERKSLVKVEKDAVLKKMKEQQKHTCSCTVCGRKRTAIEEELEGLYDAYYLELEQFANQGEGPPMLPSARDFALRRAIPSTYTNRPPSRGRIVEQLGDEEDDEEEDELEEVYSEDEVEDDDYSDDEPPEEFQTSHERDVADFLTFGNSLQVKGGILTVADDLLKNDGKRFIEMMEQLAERRMAREEDAREHFSRGYGHPNGSYSNPHNHPPPEEDEYDEEEDEEEDYDDSQDEEYEEEEDQMTEEQRMEEGRRMFQIFAARMFEQRVLSAYKEKVAKERQQRLLEEIEAEDRESELKKAKKAKDAQKKKDKAAQKKQALAEERARKEAEKAAADAARLEAERQRVAEQKARAEEKRKQKEAQKKAEEEARLRKEAERQRRLHEQREKQAEQERKARETKEKEKKLKEEQRQRDKEAREQKEREAQERKDKQERDKRDKEARAAKAQKDAQAAREAKEKLREEKAAAQKAASHPSQPIQIPKRASQHSAPIPTALPQHASNPASYASPKIPVATPVLSKAPTPIRPRNTSQQQDVLLPSATVSSNSQDPSPHSMTPHMSPGPIGQRHGSASTQHSHSVSPTNGQSRMLGQSPFQIPPMGMQPPPGLAHHPPPPGFANRMPHEAIFSGFRHSPGAMMPPPGINGPPGRGFSVPLPPGFTQPIGDQFDMGGFPLPTDLPPPTHHRQSSLQFDTPPTPSQPIGRPAPIGRPGSLSQSRASDDQDDETAILGSRALLEDDEPLTAEVNPGSLRNQPPGPRGDFTTSPFLPSAFPLAHNPWGPPAVGGHPLPPPGFNNPGWGAPSVPPGFGMTSPIAGMSSIRAPAQPRYVTVRAMLCQACKELASSGDSEGYIDIGTLKSRIDAMSGDHSISELDLLNLCETEGSPSNGGGTFDIRRDAAGPGKHTVRWEPDLNDGFGAPYRAVGAPGEIGSPLVGQATLRGGL; this is encoded by the exons GACAAAAGGCTGCAGCGAAAGCTGCCGCCCAACAAGCTGCCAATGGAAACAACAACCATGCGTCCGGACGAGGCGCTGCTGGGAGTTCCATGACAGGCCGCGACCCCGCTGACCATGAAGAAGTCGAAAGCGACGATGAGAATGAGTACGTCCTAGCAAGCGAATTGACAGAGCCGACTACGAATGGCCATCCACCTTCGGATTCCAGATCTAAGAAGAatcgaaagaagaagaagaagggaacAAATGCCGACCCCACGTCGCCAATTCCCGAAGCTCTCGAGCATGAACCGCAGCCCAACTTGTCGCAAGGCGCTGGTATGTCACGCGACAAGATATGGAGTACAAGTAACCAAGAAGAGCGCGAACGCATAAAAGCATTTTGGCTTGGGCTGGGCGAAGATGAGCGGAAATCATTGGTCAAGGTGGAGAAGGACGCTGTTCTCAAAAAGATGAAGGAACAACAGAAACATACTTGCAGCTGCACTGTGTGTGGAAGAAAGCGGACCGCGATTGAGGAAGAACTAGAGGGCCTGTACGATGCCTATTACCTGGAGCTGGAACAATTCGCAAACCAAGGCGAGGGACCACCGATGCTGCCGTCAGCTCGGGATTTCGCTTTAAGACGAGCAATACCTTCGACTTATACCAACCGACCCCCATCACGAGGCCGAATAGTGGAACAATTGGgcgacgaggaagatgacgaggaggaggacgaaTTAGAAGAGGTTTACAGCGAAGACGAAGTGGAGGATGACGATTATAGCGACGACGAACCTCCCGAAGAATTCCAAACCTCACACGAGCGAGACGTCGCCGATTTCTTGACGTTTGGCAATAGCCTGCAAGTCAAGG GTGGTATTCTCACCGTGGCGGATGACCTTCTTAAAAACGACGGCAAGCGGTTTATCGAAATGATGGAACAGCTTGCGGAACGTCGGATGGCAAGAGAGGAAGACGCTCGCGAACACTTTTCACGAGGCTATGGTCACCCTAATGGCTCATACTCCAACCCTCATAATCATCCCCCTCCTGAAGAAGACGAGTacgacgaagaagaggacgaggaagaagattACGACGATAGCCAGGACGAGGAgtatgaggaggaagag GACCAAATGACAGAGGAGCAACGAATGGAGGAAGGTCGCCGCATGTTCCAGATATTCGCCGCTCGCATGTTTGAACAACGGGTTCTCTCCGCTTATAAGGAGAAGGTCGCCAAGGAACGTCAGCAAAGGCTTCTGGAAGAGATTGAGGCAGAGGACCGAGAGTCTGAACTCAAGAAAGccaagaaagccaaggacgcgcaaaagaagaaggacaaggctGCTCAGAAGAAGCAAGCCTTGGCCGAGGAGAGAGCGCGGAAAGAAGCCGAGAAGGCCGCTGCGGATGCTGCACGGTTAGAAGCTGAGAGGCAACGGGTTGCTGAACAGAAAGCCAGGGCCGAAGAAAAACGAAAACAGAAAGAAGCgcagaagaaggccgaggaAGAGGCACGCTTACGAAAAGAGGCAGAGCGACAACGACGACTCCACGAGCAACGCGAGAAGCAAGCCGAACAAGAACGCAAAGCTCGAGAaaccaaggagaaggagaagaagctcaaggaaGAACAGCGACAAAGAGATAAGGAGGCTCGGGAGCAGAAGGAGCGCGAGGCTCAAGAACGCAAGGATAAGCAGGAGCGCGACAAGAGGGATAAGGAAGCTCGAGCTGCTAAAGCTCAGAAGGATGCTCAAGCGGCTCGTGAAGCTAAGGAAAAGTTGAGAGAGGAGAAGGCAGCTGCCCAAAAGGCAGCAAGTCACCCATCCCAACCCATCCAAATCCCGAAGCGTGCATCACAGCATTCAGCGCCCATACCTACCGCCCTTCCACAACATGCTTCGAACCCGGCAAGCTACGCATCACCAAAGATACCAGTTGCAACTCCCGTGCTATCCAAGGCTCCAACCCCTATTCGTCCCCGGAACACGTCTCAGCAGCAAGACGTGCTGTTGCCTTCAGCCACAGTTTCATCCAATAGTCAAGATCCCTCACCTCACTCAATGACGCCTCATATGAGTCCTGGTCCAATTGGCCAGCGCCATGGAAGCGCAAGTACGCAACATTCTCACTCGGTCTCGCCTACAAATGGCCAATCAAGGATGCTCGGACAATCTCCTTTCCAGATACCACCGATGGGAATGCAGCCGCCCCCGGGATTGGCTCATCACCCACCCCCGCCAGGTTTCGCAAACCGCATGCCTCACGAAGCTATCTTTTCAGGTTTCAGACATAGTCCTGGAGCAATGATGCCCCCTCCTGGCATTAACGGACCGCCTGGTCGCGGATTCTCTGTTCCTCTACCCCCAGGCTTCACGCAGCCTATTGGCGATCAATTTGATATGGGTGGGTTCCCATTGCCCACAGACCTCCCTCCACCAACGCATCATCGCCAAAGTTCATTGCAGTTCGATACGCCTCCGACTCCATCACAGCCTATTGGACGACCTGCTCCCATTGGGCGACCCGGAAGCCTCAGCCAAAGTCGCGCGTCTGACGACCAGGACGACGAGACTGCCATCCTAGGTAGTCGAGCTCTCTTAGAGGATGATGAACCTCTCACAGCTGAAGTCAACCCGGGTAGTCTACGAAACCAGCCCCCAGGGCCACGTGGTGATTTCACCACAAGTCCTTTCTTACCTTCAGCCTTCCCCTTGGCGCATAACCCTTGGGGTCCTCCTGCTGTTGGAGGACATCCTTTGCCTCCTCCAGGATTCAACAACCCCGGATGGGGTGCACCAAGTGTGCCTCCAGGGTTCGGTATGACATCTCCGATTGCTGGAATGAGCTCTATCCGAGCCCCTGCGCAGCCTAGGTATGTAACCGTCCGCGCGATGCTCTGCCAGGCTTGCAAGGAATTGGCTAGCTCTGGAGACTCGGAAGGTTACATCGACATCGGAACCCTCAAGTCGAGGATTGATGCGATGTCAGGCGATCACAGCATCTCAGAACTCGACTTGTTAAACCTTTGTGAGACGGAGGGAAGCCCGTCTAACGGAGGTGGCACGTTCGATATCCGACGTGATGCAGCAGGTCCAGGCAAACATACTGTTCGGTGGGAACCTGATCTGAATGACGGGTTCGGTGCACCATATAGAGCAGTTGGTGCTCCAGGTGAGATCGGAAGTCCCTTGGTAGGCCAAGCAACTCTTCGTGGGGGATTGTAG
- a CDS encoding hypothetical protein (TransMembrane:1 (n3-10c15/16o196-217i)~BUSCO:57999at5125) has translation MRFSTAILFAGNAFAAVQQECLANHNEDLAAFADCANKGALSLCLSNLKETDEAAIKTCYTSAGCADEDAAREAHYTLERCSELAKAGELKKRYEAAAMPTLIPNVEATGTITKGPERTGGELKKRATDTSRGTQCFTTFKKSTEQCDLETVSDKTQTATCYSTEISTSTCRSDVICTTDSSAEDICMVKKEMDTAGIIIAIVFAASAASMLGYLTFMCCRDRKEQKRLVAKSEAVALARAATKKQRAAQRQPLIRNASGQSAPGAPAGNPFQDRI, from the coding sequence ATGCGATTCTCAACCGCCATTCTTTTCGCTGGCAACGCCTTCGCTGCCGTCCAGCAAGAGTGTCTCGCCAACCACAACGAGGACCTCGCTGCCTTTGCCGACTGTGCCAACAAGGGTGccctctctctctgcctCTCCAACCTCAAGGAGACCGATGAGGCCGCCATCAAGACCTGCTACACCTCCGCTGGCTGTGCCGACGAGGATGCCGCCCGCGAAGCTCACTACACCCTCGAGCGATGTTCAGAGCTCGCAAAGGCCGGCGAGCTAAAGAAGCGCTACGAAGCTGCTGCCATGCCGACTCTGATTCCCAACGTTGAGGCCACCGGCACCATCACCAAGGGCCCCGAGCGTACCGGTGGTGAACTCAAGAAGCGTGCTACTGACACTTCAAGAGGAACGCAATGCTTCACAACTTTCAAGAAGTCGACTGAGCAGTGCGATCTCGAGACCGTTTCGGACAAGACCCAGACTGCTACCTGCTACAGTACCGAGATCAGCACCAGCACATGCCGCAGCGATGTTATCTGCACCACCGACTCTTCTGCTGAGGACATTTGCATGGTCAAGAAGGAAATGGACACTGCCGGTATCATAATCGCCATTGTCTTTGCCGCCTCTGCCGCCTCCATGCTCGGCTACCTCACTTTCATGTGCTGCCGTGACCGCAAGGAGCAGAAGCGCCTTGTCGCCAAGTCCGAGGCTGTTGCTCTTGCCCGTGCCGCCACAAAGAAGCAGCGCGCTGCTCAGCGTCAGCCTCTCATCCGCAACGCTTCAGGCCAGTCCGCCCCTGGTGCCCCCGCTGGCAACCCCTTCCAGGACCGAATCTAG
- a CDS encoding hypothetical protein (TransMembrane:2 (i80-101o107-127i)): MTTFSSISSPYVLGAACVGRGVMAVFSPRAEYGHVGLLLEPGKKSSRTGSVSPLMYFKGIREMSYGMTLMALQWQGNDSAVTTFSAILSIVRIGDGLVVWMNGGEELKYKAVGHWITGLWFAGWVIWRSRS, translated from the coding sequence ATGACAACATTCTCTTCTATTTCTTCGCCCTACGTTCTCGGCGCCGCCTGCGTCGGGCGTGGCGTCATGGCTGTCTTTTCACCACGAGCAGAGTATGGTCACGTCGGACTTCTTCTTGAACCTGGCAAAAAATCCAGCAGGACTGGATCTGTCTCGCCACTCATGTACTTCAAGGGTATCCGTGAGATGTCATACGGGATGACGCTGATGGCGCTGCAATGGCAGGGCAACGACAGTGCTGTGACGACCTTTTCAGCTATTCTCTCCATTGTGAGAATTGGTGATGGGTTGGTTGTGTGGATGAATGGAGGTGAAGAGCTAAAGTACAAGGCGGTCGGTCATTGGATTACAGGGCTTTGGTTCGCTGGATGGGTTATCTGGAGGTCGAGATCCTAG